Proteins from one Podospora pseudoanserina strain CBS 124.78 chromosome 1, whole genome shotgun sequence genomic window:
- the DIP2 gene encoding beta transducin (EggNog:ENOG503NWQD; BUSCO:EOG09260EE7; COG:A), translated as MVKSYLKFEPSKSFGVVASSSSNIVWSSKDKTKSSAGQAVVAANEEVLVWDIKKGELLSRWKEENNRALVTAIAQSKTDPDLFAVGYENGSIRIWDSKIATSVVSFNGHKSAVTILAFDKTGVRLASGSKDTDVIVWDLVAEVGQYKLRGHKDQVTGLRFIEPEPVVQEEDGEQALMAVDNEGAEGFLLTTGKDSLIKLWDLSSRHCIETHVAQSNGECWALGVSPDLSGCVTAGNDGEMKVWALDVVALAASAQRVDLSQSVNFLHDRGTLHRSSKERAVEVIFHPRRDYFAVHGVEKNVEIWRIRTESEVKKSLARKKKRRKEKLAKNKKGADVDMEDEGADDINKAEISDVFAQHVIVRTTGKVRSVDWAIQQGSKDLQLLVGSTNNLLELYTIVGKDKLKSKTDVADYNKALGVDLPGHRTDIRSLSLSSDDKMLASAANGSLKIWNVKTQACIRTFECGYALCCAFLPGDKVVVVGTKEGELQLYDVASAALLESVNAHEGHAIWALQVHPDGKSVVSGGADKAAKFWDFKIVQEQVLGTTRTTPKLKLVQSRILKVSDDILSLKFSPDSKLLAVSLLDSTVKVFFVDSLKLYLNLYGHKLPVLSMDISFDSKLIITSSADKNIRIWGLDFGDCHKALFGHQDSILQVAFIPHNSDGNGHHFFSASKDRTIKYWDGDKFEQIQRIDGHHGEIWALAISHAGNFLVSASHDKSIRVWEETDEQIFLEEEREKELEELYESTLTTSLEQDADAQDENREVAAASKQTVETLMAGERIAEALELGLADLNVVKEWEVAKASNPNLAPPQRHAIFMALGNITAEQYVMNTLSKIKASALHDALLVLPFASVPMLFTFLNLFALRSMNIPLTCRILFFMLKTHHKQIVSSRTMRQMLDGIRVNLRQALRKQKDEMGYNIAALRVVGMQIEERSVKGFVDENWEEEEKQKKEVRKRAFASLS; from the exons ATGGTCAAGTCCTACCT AAAATTCGAGCCATCAAAGTCCTTCGGCGTCGTCGCATCCAGCAGCTCCAACATTGTCTGGTCGTCCAAGGACAAGACGAAAAGCAGCGCCGGCCAAGCTGTCGTCGCCGCCAATGAGGAGGTGCTAGTCTGGGATATCAAGAAGGGCGAACTCCTCAGCCGCTGGAAAGAAGAGAACAACAGAGCTCTGGTAACCGCAATCGCGCAAAGCAAGACCGACCCCGATCTGTTCGCTGTCGGCTACGAAAATGGCAGTATTCGCATTTGGGACAGCAAGATCGCCACCTCCGTAGTGAGCTTCAACGGCCACAAGTCGGCCGTCACTATTCTCGCTTTCGACAAGACTGGTGTGCGCCTGGCCTCCGGTTCGAAGGATACCGACGTTATTGTTTGGGATCtggtggccgaggtgggACAGTACAAGCTGAGAGGACACAAAGATCAGGTTACCGGCCTGAGGTTCATtgagccggagccggtggtgcaggaagaagatggagagcaggcgttgatggcggtggacAACGAGGGCGCAGAGGGATTCCTTCTTACGACAGGAAAAGATTCGCTGATTAAGCTCTGGGATCTTTCATCCCGCCACTGTATCGAGACACACGTTGCGCAAAGCAATGGCGAATGCTGGGCGCTAGGAGTTTCGCCGGATCTGAGCGGCTGCGTGACTGCTGGGAACGATGGCGAAATGAAGGTGTGGGCATTGGATGTCGTGGCACTGGCTGCCTCGGCGCAACGAGTCGACCTTTCACAATCAGTAAACTTCCTCCACGACAGAGGCACATTACACCGATCGAGCAAAGAGCGCGCAGTCGAGGTTATTTTCCACCCCCGCCGGGATTACTTCGCCGTACACGGAGTCGAGAAGAACGTTGAAATTTGGAGGATACGGACGGAATCAGAGGTCAAGAAGAGCTTGgccaggaaaaagaagagaagaaaggagAAACTGGCAAAAAATAAGAAGGGCGCCGATGTTGAcatggaggatgagggcgcCGACGACATCAACAAGGCCGAGATTTCTGATGTGTTTGCGCAGCACGTTATCGTACGAACCACGGGCAAGGTCAGATCAGTCGACTGGGCGATACAACAAGGGAGCAAGGACCTGCAATTACTTGTAGGGTCCACAAACAACTTGTTGGAGCTCTATACGATTGTTGGAAAGGACAAGCTCAAGTCCAAGACCGATGTCGCCGATTACAACAAGGCACTGGGTGTTGATCTCCCAGGCCATCGCACAGACATCCGCTCGCTATCACTCAGCTCGGACGACAAAATGCTGGCATCTGCTGCCAATGGTTCGCTGAAGATTTGGAACGTAAAGACACAAGCCTGCATTAGAACATTTGAGTGTGGTTATGCGCTCTGCTGCGCATTTTTGCCAGGTGACAaggtggtagtggtgggaaccaaggagggagagctccAACTGTACGATGTGGCTTCCGCGGCGTTGCTGGAGAGCGTGAATGCACACGAGGGCCATGCTATCTGGGCGCTACAAGTCCACCCAGATGGCAAGTCTGTGGTGTCAGGAGGTGCCGACAAAGCAGCCAAATTCTGGGACTTCAAGATTGTCCAGGAGCAAGTTCTTGGCACCACGAGAACCACACCAAAACTCAAGCTGGTCCAGTCGAGGATACTCAAGGTATCTGACGACATTCTCAGTCTGAAATTCTCCCCCGACTCCAAGCTCCTGGCTGTGTCTCTCCTCGACAGCACAGTCAAGGTCTTCTTTGTCGACTCCCTCAAACTCTACCTCAACCTCTACGGCCACAAACTCCCCGTCTTAAGCATGGACATCTCCTTCGACAGCAAACTaatcatcacctcctccgccgacAAGAACATCAGAATATGGGGTCTCGATTTCGGCGACTGCCACAAAGCCTTGTTTGGTCACCAAGACTCGATCCTCCAAGTAGCCTTCATCCCCCACAACTCGGACGGCAACGGACATCACTTCTTTTCTGCGTCCAAAGACCGCACGATCAAATACTGGGACGGGGATAAATTCGAGCAAATCCAACGTATCGACGGCCACCACGGGGAGATCTGGGCCCTTGCCATCTCCCACGCGGGTAACTTCCTCGTGTCCGCCTCTCATGACAAGTCTATTCGTGTATGGGAGGAAACGGACGAGCAGATCTTCCTCGAGGAAGAGCGCGAAAAGGAACTGGAAGAGCTTTACGAATCTacgctcaccacctccctggAGCAAGACGCCGACGCCCAGGATGAAAACCGCGAGGTTGCCGCAGCATCAAAACAGACGGTTGAGACGTTGATGGCAGGAGAGAGAATAGCCGAGgccctcgagctcggcctggCAGACCTCAACGTGGTGAAAGAGTGGGAAGTAGCCAAGGcttccaaccccaaccttgCGCCGCCGCAACGGCACGCCATCTTCATGGCGCTGGGGAACATCACGGCGGAGCAATACGTGATGAACACCCTCTCCAAGATCAAAGCGTCCGCGCTCCACGATGCGCTTCTGGTTCTTCCCTTTGCGTCAGTGCCGATGCTGTTCACCTTTTTGAACCTCTTCGCGCTACGGAGCATGAACATCCCTCTCACCTGCAGGATCTTGTTTTTCATGCTCAAAACCCACCACAAGCAGATTGTCAGCAGCAGGACGATGCGCCAGATGCTGGACGGGATCAGAGTCAATCTGAGGCAGGCGCTGAGGAAGCagaaggatgagatgggGTATAATATTGCGgcgttgagggtggtggggatgcaGATTGAGGAGAGGAGTGTCAAGGGGTTCGTGGATGAgaattgggaggaggaggagaagcagaagaaggaggtgaggaagagggcttTTGCTAGTCTCTCTTAG
- the ARC35 gene encoding Arp complex subunit (BUSCO:EOG09263EQZ; COG:Z; EggNog:ENOG503NV59) codes for MLLLDYQNVLIQTVLTERFSGAPPVSIDQTVSDFDGVIFHISTPDTKTKIVVSMQIRCYKDLVRYGAEELLAEEYGPYVIPPEPGYDFSLQIDLENLPEDKEARDALIMKIALLKRNAMAAPFKQAYEEHYHLKAEAAKFTSEEAPQGVKEGGSVKAIQYREEEAIYVKASHDRVTVIFSTVFREETDRVFGKVFIQEFVDARRRAIQNAPQVLFRNDPPLELQGVPGVKNTGTGEIGYVTFVLFPRHLTPQRMNDVISHIQTFRDYFHYHIKASKAYIHTRMRRRTADFLQVLRRARPENEEKERKTASGRTFKAGN; via the exons ATGTTGCTGCTCGATTACCAGAATGTGCTGATACAAACGGTGCTCACGGAGCGTTTCTCCGG AGCACCCCCCGTGTCCATCGACCAGACCGTGTCCGACTTTGACGGCGTCATCTTCCACATCTCCACCCCCGACACCAAGACGAAGATTGTTGTGTCTATGCAAATCCGCTGCTACAAGGACCTTGTTCGTTACGGCGCTGAGGAACTCCTGGCTGAGGAATATGGCCCGTATGTTATCCCGCCCGAGCCGGGTTATGACTTTTCCCTCCAGATCGACCTCGAGAATCTCCCAGAGGACAAGGAAGCCCGCGATGCGTTGATCATGAAGATTGCTCTGTTGAAGCGCAATGCCATGGCTGCCCCTTTTAAGCAGGCGTACGAGGAGCACTACCACCTgaaggccgaggcggccaagTTCACATCCGAGGAAGCGCCACAGGGTGTCAAGGAGGGCGGGTCCGTGAAGGCTATTCAGTAccgtgaggaggaggcgatcTATGTCAAGGCCAGTCATGATCGCGTCACTGTTATTTTCAGTACCGTGTTCAGGGAGGAGACGGATCGCGTGTTTGGAAAGGTGTTCATCCAGGAGTTTGTGGATGCCCGCCGGAGAGCTATTCAGAACGCGCCTCAGGTGCTGTTCAGGAATGATCCGCCATTGGAGTTGCAGGGTGTGCCGGGTGTGAAGAATACCGGCACCGGGGAGATTGGTTATGTTACTTTTG TTTTGTTCCCTCGCCACTTGACTCCTCAGCGTATGAATGATGTTATTTCACATATTCAGACCTTCCGCGATTACTTCCACTACCATATCAAGGCCTCCAAGGCTTATATCCACACTCGGATGAGAAGGCGGACGGCAGACTTCCTCCAGG TCCTCCGGAGAGCGAGACCAGAGAACGAAGAAAAGGAGCGCAAGACAGCGAGCGGGAGAACCTTCAAGGCTGGAAACTAG
- a CDS encoding hypothetical protein (EggNog:ENOG503PGSK), with amino-acid sequence MAPTPKTTPIRRPLTLKGVERKKPGPAPKPLSEKLKAKALKQIKRVERSYTRERKIEVLLYLLTHRVPDSGPRKTPRRRIGQPQEDCSTQPVVENENGELVWYRAPTYAEASDFWKIPTPTIQGWWDSRDKLLEGTGIEVPKVGPGGVPKALEGWKPLSQRSTFRTKEGMQQEEPVVTVANPNTNGATPTPSSSAGASSAVPITTAPMTPSVRIIGRVNPQPHYKPPPPAPRPPAPLAPAPAQQMPPAQNRPVAQAPPVQTPPVAPANRLAAQPAPHHAPQPGKPGLQPAAHQAPAYPQIPPAFDPSNYVVLYTGPHPGPWSYPGQHCIPPGTVLPIVYAGQPVELGPPCFVTVYPGPPSSALTPPAPSGMHNRPPQPAPQAGQHSAGQAQGPPQAPHPGQQQTPPPPPGYRPPHVSNGPPPNAQPPQGQRSTGPSPPVPYVRPSGYIGPYAPPGFAPANQAGPPPQPQKAVSQGRSSLRTPGANIGRASKPKSRVQSPPAVPNGVSTQLESGNNGQTPVAAQDPSAAGSTSSSDASVSTPAEPQVTGSVDVQHQDASNDKNRPDSHVHDQAGEPTPSTQAPMSPSGDQDGVVPANTVSGESAAIDRDSSSAEADSEKAAATTLEETMQDATPQEEMNVTPTTAEDDTAMEEALEHVMEEAMKQEAMLEDSAGGETPASLSGLSSPNDGADETRMEIDSEEAKSSSPSQNGEAYETPYETPAVVETDGGDEGDEDDVMVDTPPEDNAQPASSEAEAVESEEE; translated from the coding sequence ATGGCTCCCACGCCAAAAACTACGCCAATTCGCCGGCCCCTGACCTTGAAAGGAGTCGAGAGAAAGAAGCCTGGGCCAGCGCCGAAACCCTTGtccgagaagctcaaggcgaAGGCCCTCAAGCAGATCAAACGCGTCGAACGAAGCTACACCCGCGAGCGCAAGATCGAAGTATTGCTTTATCTCCTTACCCACCGCGTCCCGGACTCTGGCCCCCGAAAAACACCACGCCGCCGGATTGGCCAGCCCCAAGAAGATTGCTCAACACAACCGGTTGTCGAGAATGAGAATGGGGAACTTGTTTGGTACAGAGCACCCACGTACGCCGAAGCTTCGGACTTTTGGAAGATTCCTACGCCAACGATTCAGGGATGGTGGGATTCACGGGACAAACTACTCGAGGGGACGGGTATTGAAGTCCCCAAGGTCGGGCCAGGAGGTGTTCCAAAGGCGTTGGAAGGCTGGAAACCACTGAGCCAGCGTTCAACATTTCGAACCAAAGAAGGAATGCAGCAAGAGGAACCAGTGGTGACGGTTGCGAACCCAAATACGAACGGTGCCACTCCAACTCCCTCGTCATCTGCTGGGGCTTCGTCTGCTGTACCGATAACAACAGCACCGATGACCCCGTCCGTTCGAATCATAGGTCGTGTGAATCCACAACCGCATTACAAACCACCTCCGCCAGCACCTCGACCACCTGCCCCATTAGCCCCCGCTCCGGCACAGCAAATGCCACCGGCTCAAAATAGGCCAGTGGCACAGGCCCCTCCGGTTCAGACCCCTCCCGTCGCGCCAGCAAATCGGCTGGCAGCCCAACCAGCTCCGCATCATGCTCCGCAACCCGGAAAACCTGGCCTCCAACCCGCCGCACACCAGGCTCCGGCGTATCCACAAATACCGCCGGCTTTTGACCCTTCAAACTATGTTGTGCTATACACTGGGCCTCATCCCGGACCTTGGAGCTATCCTGGGCAGCATTGCATACCGCCGGGCACGGTGCTGCCCATAGTTTACGCCGGGCAACCAGTCGAGCTCGGGCCGCCATGTTTTGTGACTGTATATCCCGGCCCACCTTCGTCTGCGCTTACGCCGCCAGCTCCGAGTGGCATGCACAACCGGCCTCCACAACCGGCCCCGCAAGCCGGTCAACATTCGGCAGGTCAAGCCCAAGGCCCACCACAAGCTCCGCATCCCGGACAACAgcaaactccaccaccaccacccggtTATCGTCCGCCACACGTATCAAATGGACCTCCGCCTAATGCCCAACCTCCACAAGGGCAAAGATCAACTGGACCGTCGCCGCCAGTTCCATATGTAAGACCGTCAGGATACATCGGCCCATATGCGCCACCTGGGTTCGCACCAGCTAACCAAGCCGGTCCACCCCCGCAACCACAGAAGGCCGTATCCCAAGGCCGGTCCTCATTACGGACACCAGGTGCGAACATCGGACGTGCCAGCAAGCCGAAGTCTCGAGTCCAGTCGCCTCCGGCCGTGCCCAACGGTGTCAGTACCCAGCTTGAGTCCGGAAATAATGGTCAAACTCCCGTTGCAGCCCAAGACCCATCTGCGGCCGGTTCTACTTCTAGCTCTGATGCGTCTGTCTCTACACCTGCGGAACCTCAGGTAACTGGTTCGGTCGATGTACAACATCAAGACGCCAGCAACGACAAAAATCGGCCCGACAGTCATGTTCACGATCAGGCCGGTGAACCGACGCCCAGCACTCAGGCGCCGATGTCGCCAAGTGGTGATCAAGATGGGGTGGTGCCAGCAAATACTGTCTCAGGGGAGTCAGCAGCAATAGATCGAGATTCCTCATCTGCGGAGGCTGATTCAGAAAAGGCTGCGGCAACGACCCTAGAAGAAACTATGCAAGACGCCACACCACAAGAAGAGATGAACGTCACTCCCACAACGGCTGAAGACGATACCgcgatggaggaggcgctggagcatgtcatggaggaggcgatgaagCAGGAGGCGATGCTGGAAGACtcggctggtggtgagacaCCTGCTTCTTTGTCGGGGTTGTCCTCGCCTAATGATGGCGCGGATGAGACGCGGATGGAAATCGACAGTGAAGAGGCAAAGTCCTCGTCACCGTCACAGAACGGGGAGGCGTATGAGACACCGTATGAAAcgcctgctgttgttgagactgacggtggtgatgagggtgatgaggatgatgtcaTGGTTGATACACCGCCCGAAGACAATGCACAACCTGCTTCGTCAGAGGCGGAGGCAGTGGAGAGTGAAGAGGAGTAG